One stretch of Pseudoalteromonas shioyasakiensis DNA includes these proteins:
- a CDS encoding helix-turn-helix transcriptional regulator, translating to MFQNPIPIRLKQARAKSGITQKQLGIIIGMDENSASGRMNHYEKGRHIPDLATLKKIADELNVPLNYFFCEDETTAELAIEISKLDTEKKLELIKKLKKG from the coding sequence GTGTTCCAAAATCCAATCCCAATTAGGCTCAAACAGGCCCGCGCTAAGTCAGGTATTACTCAAAAGCAGCTGGGAATAATTATCGGTATGGATGAAAACTCAGCGAGTGGTCGCATGAACCACTATGAAAAAGGCCGCCACATTCCAGATTTAGCAACCCTAAAAAAAATTGCTGATGAACTAAATGTTCCATTAAATTATTTTTTCTGTGAAGATGAGACAACAGCAGAGCTAGCAATTGAAATATCAAAGTTAGATACTGAAAAAAAGCTTGAACTGATAAAAAAACTAAAAAAAGGTTAA